The following are encoded together in the Leptospira stimsonii genome:
- a CDS encoding LA_1694 family PerA/PerB upregulated protein has product MLVRIQTNLIKFVLWLCIFLFQCIRENASNPDLLLAIVNQQLQPNASVAVPALKACLVTNQLHSGKVTTCYETTAESCNLSFFNNIATATTLQNRRDDLTFININFANCTTGATSLFVKYSNLVPPTSMLFKDQLGLNGSNVESQFRFTNQKSCKELGLETSNFVPGNFSRVVNSEELVQLNSLEAELALIPTTTANCFTDLNFNQSLISLTQNIKNGSLQRGITCAYQSGSAFPICPWSH; this is encoded by the coding sequence ATGCTGGTAAGAATTCAAACCAATCTAATCAAGTTCGTGTTATGGCTATGTATATTCCTGTTTCAGTGTATTCGGGAAAACGCATCCAACCCGGATCTTCTTTTGGCGATTGTGAACCAGCAACTCCAGCCGAATGCCAGCGTAGCAGTTCCCGCTCTCAAAGCTTGTTTGGTAACAAATCAACTCCATAGCGGAAAAGTGACAACTTGTTATGAGACAACGGCCGAATCTTGCAATCTGAGTTTTTTCAATAACATCGCAACGGCGACCACTTTACAAAATAGAAGAGACGATCTTACGTTTATCAATATCAACTTTGCAAATTGCACGACCGGAGCAACTTCACTTTTTGTCAAGTATTCCAATTTGGTTCCGCCGACTTCCATGTTGTTCAAGGATCAGTTAGGACTGAACGGATCAAATGTGGAATCTCAGTTCCGATTTACCAATCAGAAAAGCTGTAAGGAACTCGGATTGGAAACTTCGAATTTTGTTCCTGGAAATTTTTCACGAGTCGTAAACTCGGAGGAATTGGTTCAACTGAACAGCCTTGAAGCGGAACTCGCCTTGATACCAACGACCACAGCCAACTGTTTTACGGATTTGAATTTCAATCAAAGCCTTATTAGTTTAACACAAAATATAAAAAACGGCTCCCTCCAAAGAGGAATCACATGTGCCTATCAGTCCGGGTCCGCTTTTCCGATTTGCCCATGGAGTCATTGA
- a CDS encoding epoxide hydrolase family protein, translated as MLGKKSISEFKIQIPEEEIQFLKNRLKQTRFAPPIDSSNWSDGTDADYLRELIRDWGTRYDWRSREILLNRFDHFLADIEGTKIHFIHAKGKGKNPIPLLLLQGWPSSFIQMLDIIPLLTETQEDDIPSFDVVAASLPGYLFSEIPSKHGMSFSFIADLMQKLMVETLGYKKYAARGSDQGALVQQQLGLKYPENLIGLHRTGITPFLNPLPADLSEEEIQYQQKVASWAKSETAYASLQALRPETITPALADSPIALASWVIEKFQRWGDCNGDPDRHFGRDKLLDNLSLHWFYGAGAASVRLYREVLRNPGLIGKVNVPTAIIMPLRDGIAVPFPRSWAERFYNVQRWTVLEKGGHFSEWEVPETIAEDIRSFFKSLTEKR; from the coding sequence ATGTTAGGAAAAAAATCGATTTCAGAGTTTAAGATTCAAATTCCCGAAGAAGAAATCCAATTTCTAAAAAACCGTTTGAAACAAACTCGTTTTGCTCCGCCGATCGATTCATCGAATTGGTCCGATGGCACGGACGCGGATTATCTAAGGGAATTGATTCGAGACTGGGGTACGAGGTATGATTGGCGCTCCCGCGAAATTCTACTCAATCGTTTCGATCATTTCCTCGCCGATATCGAAGGAACTAAAATTCATTTTATCCATGCGAAAGGAAAGGGTAAGAATCCGATTCCTCTTTTGCTCTTACAAGGATGGCCGAGTAGTTTCATTCAGATGTTGGATATCATTCCACTTCTTACAGAGACGCAGGAGGACGATATCCCAAGTTTCGACGTCGTCGCCGCATCTCTTCCCGGGTATTTATTTTCCGAAATTCCTTCAAAGCACGGAATGAGTTTTTCATTCATCGCCGATTTGATGCAGAAGTTGATGGTGGAAACATTGGGTTATAAAAAATATGCGGCTCGAGGTTCCGATCAAGGCGCACTTGTGCAACAACAACTGGGTTTGAAATATCCGGAGAATCTGATCGGGTTGCATCGAACGGGCATTACCCCATTCTTAAATCCCTTGCCTGCGGATTTATCAGAAGAAGAAATTCAATACCAACAGAAGGTCGCGTCCTGGGCAAAGTCAGAAACCGCGTATGCAAGCCTGCAGGCGCTTCGACCGGAAACGATCACGCCCGCTCTTGCGGATTCTCCGATTGCTTTGGCGAGCTGGGTGATCGAAAAATTCCAAAGGTGGGGAGATTGTAACGGCGATCCGGATCGGCATTTTGGAAGAGACAAGTTACTGGATAATCTTTCTCTTCACTGGTTCTATGGAGCAGGCGCCGCTTCGGTCCGATTGTATCGGGAAGTGCTTCGGAATCCGGGCTTAATCGGTAAAGTGAACGTTCCCACTGCGATTATCATGCCGCTTCGAGACGGAATCGCGGTGCCTTTTCCGAGAAGCTGGGCGGAACGTTTTTACAACGTCCAACGTTGGACCGTTTTGGAAAAAGGAGGTCATTTTTCGGAATGGGAAGTTCCGGAAACGATTGCGGAAGACATTCGATCGTTTTTTAAATCGCTTACGGAAAAAAGATAA
- a CDS encoding helix-turn-helix transcriptional regulator gives MTVFYLAIGVQNATTAAICASTSEEMGLAFWVFNCHSFFILSPVLVGMASFCTGRRILNRFTIFVFVVALACDFFCSSFPRMIISGFKSYQFGLAPLLSPIGGSLGIGIHVLAMGVCIYFFIKPVQWNVFFEKRFFVGVFLFWWLALFTNFIPLFGIDLPPLHPVADSALSVVLSVYLNRYNVGKTSLLRIAANILISIAIGVTIGMFFWSVFKFLPFREIYVTAISSLSACSFMAFLFFHSYKSEEIPTIVQNLNLDGYGLSKQEIRICELLEAGHSRTFIQLILNVSNGTLRNHLKNIYAKVLPESKSTSKDQLQRLTIFLSKRKENNGAPR, from the coding sequence ATGACGGTCTTCTATCTAGCGATCGGAGTTCAAAACGCGACGACAGCGGCAATCTGTGCTTCTACCAGCGAAGAGATGGGCTTGGCTTTTTGGGTGTTCAATTGCCATTCTTTTTTTATTCTTTCTCCGGTATTGGTTGGAATGGCGAGTTTCTGTACGGGAAGAAGAATTCTAAATCGGTTTACAATTTTCGTTTTTGTAGTCGCGCTTGCTTGCGATTTTTTTTGCTCTTCATTTCCCCGAATGATTATCTCCGGCTTTAAATCATATCAATTCGGTCTCGCTCCTCTTCTTTCTCCGATTGGAGGCTCTCTCGGAATCGGAATTCATGTCCTTGCGATGGGTGTATGTATTTACTTTTTTATAAAGCCCGTTCAATGGAACGTGTTCTTTGAAAAACGGTTCTTTGTGGGAGTTTTTCTTTTTTGGTGGCTCGCGCTATTTACGAATTTTATTCCTCTGTTTGGAATCGACCTGCCTCCCTTACATCCGGTTGCGGACTCGGCGCTTTCCGTGGTTCTTTCGGTCTACTTGAATCGATATAACGTTGGAAAAACGAGTTTGTTAAGAATTGCGGCGAATATTCTGATTTCGATCGCGATCGGAGTTACGATCGGAATGTTCTTCTGGTCTGTTTTTAAATTCCTCCCCTTTCGCGAAATTTACGTTACCGCGATTTCTTCGCTGAGCGCGTGTTCGTTTATGGCGTTTCTTTTTTTCCATTCTTACAAGAGCGAAGAAATTCCTACGATTGTCCAGAATTTGAATCTAGATGGTTACGGACTTTCCAAACAGGAGATTCGGATTTGTGAACTCTTAGAAGCGGGTCACAGTCGCACGTTCATCCAACTCATCCTGAACGTTTCCAACGGGACCCTGAGAAATCATTTGAAGAATATCTATGCAAAGGTTTTACCGGAATCGAAATCTACTTCCAAGGATCAGTTGCAAAGACTGACCATTTTTCTATCAAAACGGAAGGAAAACAACGGCGCTCCGCGTTAA